From Melospiza melodia melodia isolate bMelMel2 chromosome 2, bMelMel2.pri, whole genome shotgun sequence:
AAGAAATTGCCCCTCACAGATGTGGCAAGCCATGGGAGGGGTGCCTCAAGAGACCCCTGCTGAACGTGTGGTAGTGGAAGGTACAGaacatacaggaaaaaaaaaaaaagtccacagGGAACCCAGTTTCCTCTGCCCTACTGCTCACCAAACAAGGGGTTAATAAGCTTTGGAATATCAGAGACATCCCAGAAGACTGGAAGAGAACTGTGCCCTGTGAATATTTGTAAAGAGCAAACAGAAGACCTGAAAAATTCTCGGCAAAGCAACAAAGAGGTGATATGAGATTCTCCAGTTAATGCCAATCAGCCTGGTTTGGAGGAAACTAATCTTGCTGCATAAACTTGTTTTGTTCGTGTCAGTCTTTGATGTGACTACAGGTTTGTTTGGGAAAGGTGATGGCTCAGATCTATCCAGGCTTCTGGAAGTGTTAATTTCCCAAAGCATGCTGATAAGAAAAAAAAGCGTTATGCAACATTAACAGAGCAGGAGGTTAAGTGAGCTGGTTAACTCCATTTAACGCCCTGTAAACACAAAGGAGGTCATCCCTGGAAGCCCACCATTGAGTGGCAGTGTTTCTCATGTGGATGCCCAGGAATGAGTCCCGGGTCAGGTATGACTCACCATTTTATTCAGTGCTTGGTGAGCAGATATAGTTCATTCTGACACAATTTACTGAGGGCACAAATATTGTTAGAGTGTTAAAAATAATGAGGATAGGACCAGGACAGAGTGACCTGCCCCTTTCAGTAAGGTGGCCATTCTCATAAAACTTCTTATAAGGACTGTTGAGAGCAAATTGTACAgccacaaacaggaaaaaaaattgcccACGTCTACAGGGAATAACTTCCAGTCCTGAAAAGAGGTGCTCTGAAAAATATGTGGGGATTGTAACAGGCAGAAAACTGAACACAGAATCAGTGGTCCAGGCTGCAGCAATGAGTCTGAAGTGATTCCTGTCTGTGTAAGGACAGAAGTGAGGATGGCAGCAAGGAGACGATTAAACCTCTCTCTGTGTATGAGTAAGACAGTTTTCATGCTGGAAAACTGTTCAGTGCTTTATGctccatattttaaaaataactttgaaTCAAAGGTGATCTGAAGGCTGGAGATCTCAGTAATTTAAAGAGGTCAACCTGTTTAATATATCAAAAAGCAGAACGAGACATGACTTGCTTGCAGTATCACTCCTTTCCTGGAGAAAAGTCTACCAAATATTCTGGCAGGGAATAACAAGAGCCAGTCACTGGAGAGTGATTAATCACAGAAACAAACTACCTAGTGAAGTGCAGGATCCTCTCTCTTCTGGAGTCTTTGAATCACAACCGGAGGCCTGTCTGGAAGACAGTTCCTGGTCTGCAGAATCCTGAGGGCTGTGAGAGCAGATCAGAGGAAGAATTATCATGCAGCTACCCTCAAGCAGCTGATACTGGGCTGATTTTAAGTGTAAGCCCTGTGTGCATTAGCCCAGTACaaactaaagggttaaaaggcttCTGTATCATGTTGGTATCCAAGAGAGTCATGCCAGCCTCCCTTGTCCTTACAGTGTTTTTGTCTCAGAGTCCGTGTTACACACAGTTGTGAAAAATCGTCTCATGAGATGTGACTCTGCTATGTTTGGAGAGGGACTGGTGAAAAAAAATGTCTTCAGCGTTTTGACAAGTTAGTTGGATTCTGTGGTGGCGAAGAAAGGAAGAACCCAGAATGAGCTCTACAGCTTTAAagtgggacagggagcagagaggAAAGAAAGTGGATCTGTAGCACAAAGAGAATGGAGGTTTCTTTCTGTAGAGATCAGAGCGAGATCAGAAGAGAGGGATGATGCTAGGGGGTGGTTACAGCTAGGATCAGAAATCCCAAGCATTCCGAAATAACAACACAGAACGTCTCCATGTCACAAGATTTATCTTAAAATTATGAAATGTCGTACAGACTTGCTTTCATCTGCACTCTTCGCCTCCTACTTTCGGCTCTTTTGGTTACATGAAAATCACATTTCACAGTTTCCCTGTGACCATAAAGATAGGTGTTTGCTTTGTGAGGAAAGCAAAAGCACAGAAGTTACTGCCTCTAGGAGGCTGGGATTTAATTTCAACACCCAGCACTCCAATCTAGGGATGAGGCCAAAGTTTTGCTAAGTTGTGGAGATGTTACCCATGACTTTTGCACTCGTGAAGACGATGACCTCCTCATTGGGAGAGTGCAGGATCTGAGTCACTGAAAGGACCTTCTAGTCTTTGCCCTTGATGCAGGATAAAAAAGGAGCAGACAAAAACTTGGGGACCCAGCACACAGACCATAGGAATTGGGGCCAAAGTGGAGGAGGAGACCGAGAGAGCATCATGTAAGCTAGGATGCTCAGGCTGCCAGGCTTTATCTAACTAATAATGAAAGGCAGCAAGCGTGTCAGAGAGTGTGAGAGAAACAGATCGATACAGAGATAAAACTGAGATGGAAGGAGCCGGCAAGGGGGTGGGGAAGAGAGTAATAAAACACTACAAATCAGCAGGGTTACGTTTGAACCTGATTTGAATGCACCCTGCACTGGTGTAAGTGAAGACAGCAGGTGTGAGGCTACGGTGAATCAGGCCTAAATAGAAATAGGGAGGGGAAAGCAGAGAGGAGATGGTGCCCTTGTCAATACTGCCCTGCAACCTGCCTTCACAGCTCTCAGCCAACATTACCTGCCTGCCTCTCCCTTCATCCTGCTGCATGGAGAAGCCAAATATTGCTGGCTCTGAGAATACAGACTGATAGACTTTCCCCCTTCCCTGGGTCATCATGATCTTCCTGAAGAAATGCCTGGTGGGTAAAATATGTCTTGGTCCCATTTTACCTGAGTGGAGCATAGGAAATGCTCCTTACTGCTTTGTTCATTGAGGACCCAGGGTAGCTTCCAACAATGCCCAGAGCCACCAGGCGTGAGGCACTTTCCTGGGAGAGCTCACGGACTGTGCCCATGCTCAGTTACTAGTGGAAGATGATCAGAGAAGTTTCTTTGCTCCGCTTTGGATTTTTGAGGCAAACGAGACCGTGACATCTCAAAGCTAAAATGATCACATAATGAAAATGGTTCACATAAATGAAAATGTGCCCTACAAGAGCAGGACTGAGGGTTTGAGTGCCCTTCCCTTTCAGGGCACATGTTTGCTTCTCTGGCCCAGCACTCAGACTGTTTTGCTCCTTATGCCTGGAATTTGTTTTAAGAGATGTCCACCTAATCTTCGTGGCACGATCATTAACATTACAAGTTCAGTTTTTCACACTGACCATGGCTGTCCTCACTGTTCCCTCCTTCTCTCAGTGGCCTCAGTGAGGAGACCAAACACTAAAGGAGCCTTAGGGACTGAAGAGAGTGACCCTGAGCTGTACAAATGAGCTTGGGAGACAATGATCCAACTCCCCAAGGCAGCCAGGGGTTATGTTTCCTAGCTCTGAAATTGTGTTTGGAGCAGAACTGTGCCCCAAAGGAGCCTTCTCCGTGActcagccacagcagctgtgTGACAAGAACTAGAGTCAAAGCAGGAGATGAGAGTTGTTGATACTGGCAAGTAAAATCTTAACAAACGTAGACTTTACCCAGATGAAGACTTCAAGATGTTACACTTATTTCAAGATGTTGCACTTACAGAAGTCTGGCAAAGCACAAGTCAACTGTCTTTAATATGTGCTAAACTGATCCAGCTGAAGCCCAAATCTCTTGCTGGCAATCATGTGCTGGAGTGCAAACTTGCCCTGATGGCTCTATGATTTTAACATCCTAAAACCGTGCTGCCTGCATAGACTGTATCGGGCTCCCATCAATTTGTTGCCTCTTTTTATTTCATGGAAAATCTTTGTGGGTTTCTGAAGGAGCCAGCCATGAGGAAATTGGTGATGCACTGGAAACTCTTGGCCAAACAGCTTAATATTGCTTATTGAAATGCACACTGCCTGCTCTCCTCCCAGTCCCCTCACCACTCACCTCTGCCCACGGTGTGATTTATACAAGATGAGAAGAGCTCTGAAGGTGTgggtgtttttttccccaaatgaccCCCAGTTTCTGTTCTCTCTCACCTGGCACAGGGAAGCGTGCCCTCAGCAATGACCGCATTGCTGTAACTCATACACCCACCAAGAGGTACTTAAGGTGCACTAGAAACATTTCTATCCTTGTGGAGCGTTTAAACTATCGTTTTATGGCCATACCCTGCCTGCATCAGGGATGCATTTCTTGACAAGTGCGATGGTTAATGATTCAGCAGATAGTAAAGTCATTTTTTTGTAAAAATTAATGCAGTAGAGGAGGGGAGGCATGCAGGGATTTAAGAAATGCACGGCTTAAATACATAAGTACAGTGCTTTGCAACATAAGATTTTTTACATTTACATATCCCCAAAATAGTGAGATCTTAATGGTGTGAAAGCAAAAATGAGAGTGATGTGTGGGCACACACAAGGTATTCCATGCACCTCTTTTAATTCTGGCGTGGTGCTTATAGAATAGATCATTGAGATGTGAAAAACACCATGCCATATAGTAGTGCATCTGTTTTCTCACCAGCTATTTCAACATTAATCATAGAatcacggaatggtttgggttggaagggaccttaaaaatcatcttgttccaacacccctgctggaggcagggagctgtgctatTAGACCACGCTGCTCAGAGCGCCATCAATCCTGGCCTCGAACATTTCCAGGTGTAGGGATGAGGAGCAGATATTCACCAGACTGGCAAGACCCATAAATATGTGGATGTTCATCTGGCATTGATTGCCTTGCACATCTCACTGTGGCTGGGCAGTTTGGGAGGTTTCGACAGAGGATGGATGGGTCGTGAAAAAGAAGAGAGCAgtgagcacacagcagctgctggtgagCAGGGCATGAGAACAGCGCAGAAAGGAGCTGAGGGCTGGCTGGTGCCAGTGACCAGCAGGGCCAAAAGGCTGAGGACCAGCGGCTGGCGGCGGAGGCTGCGCCGCAGGCAGACCACAGCCTGTGCTGGCCCGGGGACATGaacgctgccatggcagggtgacaagggcggctgggagtggccaggaaTGGCCCGGGCTGACCGgggatggctgggagtggcctgggCTGGGCGGGAGtggcccgggatggccgggaatggcccgggatggccgggaatgGCCCGGGAATGCGGTGGACTGACGAAGCGGCCGCGGGACGGACGAGGCGCTGCACGGCCGGCAGCGCTCAGCCCCGCCAGCGGGGGGCGCCCTGGCGGCGGGACTgcgccgccgcgcggcgcccggcCCGGCCAATGGGGAAGCGGCGGGGGCGGGACAAACCGCCGGGTCCGCCAATGGACGGCGGGTGCGCGTCACACGCGGAAGCGGCCGCCGTGCGCCGGCGGTGTGGGGCGGGTGCGCGGGGCCGGCCgggagcggccgggccggggctgcggggggcGAgcgagcggccgggccgggcgggccgggccgggccccgccaTGGCGGCCGAGGGCAAGGTGAcggggcagagccaggagcagttcctgctgctggccaaggcggCCCGCGGCGCCGCGCTCGCCAGCCTGATccaccaggtgctggaggccccGGGCATCTACGTGTTCGGGGAGCTGCTGGACATGCCCGCCGTCCGCGAGGTGAgagccgcccgccccgcggccccgccgggccctgcccggcccggcccggccctgcccgcggcCCGGCGGCGCCGCCTGACCCTGTGTCCCCGCAGCTGGCCGACAGCGAGTTCTCCCCCGTGTTCCGCCTCCTCACCATCTTCGCCTACGGCACCTACGCGGATTACCTGGGTGAGGCCGGGCCCGAGCCCCCCGGCCCGGGGTGGGGATCCGCGGGGTGGGAAACGCGCGGGGACCCGGGGCGCAGGGGCCCCACCgtgcagccagggctgagcccccGGCCCGACACACGCCCGGTTGTGTTCTGGGCCCCAGAGTAGCGGGTGCCTGGCGGAGATTGACGCTGCCATTTGCCACCTGCCAAAGAGCATCCTGACAGGCGTTTCTGAGGGGCCGGGGAGAGACTTGGATATCCATTGGGATGTGCAGACTCGCATAAATAACCATGGGACAGCTAGAAGTGCTGAGTTGAGGGTGGCAGGAAGAaaggctgcccagaaaaggtcTTTTGAGCTGAGAATTGATGGGGATGGCTTGGCAAGACGAAGCACCACTTGGGGGATTGGTGTGCAGACGTCTTAAGAGACGGGTGTGGTACAGGTGCTTCTGTGCAGAACTGGGAAACGAGGCATAAATTCTAATATCCCATTCTTTCCCCTGACGACAGCTGAAGCAGCAAACCTCCCTCCCTTGACAGAGGCCCAGAAGAACAAACTGAGGCACCTGTCAGTCGTCACTCTGGCTGCCAAGATCAAGGTAGTGGCCCTGTTTTTCCTGAGCTCTCCTCCCACTGGGATTGTCTGGTGCTAGTTACCATCGTGTTTCCACAGTGCATCCCCTACTCGGTGCTGCTGGAGCAGTTGCAGCTGAAGAACGTGCGGCAGCTGGAGGACCTGGTGATTGAGGCTGTGTATGCAGATGTGCTGCGAGGGAGCTTGGATCAACGGAACCAGCGCCTGGAGGTGGATTACAGCATTGGGAGGGACATCCGGAGGGAGGAGCTTAGCACCATCACCCGCACATTGCAGGAGTGGTGAGGAGGAAGCCCCCAGTACTAACACCCCAAAAAGATTGCAGGAGTGGCCGCTGGCTTCCCTGGATCCTTTGTGTGTTGCTAAGGGTGGGTGGTGTTGGGAGGTGACCTACTCGATCCCCTCTCCCATACTCCAATGGAAAGTAATTTCCCAAAAGTAATTCCCCTGTTTGTGTCTGGAGGGGTGATGGGGATGCAGCAGCCTTGGCACAGCGCTGGCTGCTGGCAGGAGGCTTCCTGAGTGTTTATCTGTAGTTCTTAACCCAGCATGGCTTTGTTACGTGTCCCTCTCCCAGATAATAATGTAATTCCCTGCGTTATTACATCAGACTCCTGCCCCTGTATCTTCCCTGCCTGGCATAGCTGTCACTTCCCAGTGATTTTGGAGTTGAAATCTGCTGTCTGTCACGTTTGTCGCTGTGCTGTGCCAATTCCCTGGCCTGTTCAGTGGTGTGTCTCCTCTCCAGGTGCCAGGGCTGTGAGGTTGTGCTCTCGGGCATCGAGGAGCAGGTCAGCAGGGCCAACCAGcacaaggagcagcagctggccCTGAAGCAGCAGATCGAGAGCGAGGTGAGTgcctgcagcagggagcagccAAAGGCCCTGCCTTTAAACAGCTAGAGCCACTGTGCTGTGGTTGTTACAGTCTTGCTGGAGTGAGGCATTGCCTTCTCCCCAGGCCAGACCCCCCAGGGACTTGTGCCTGAAGAGGAGTCCTAAATCAGCTTAATACTGCTCTGCAGTGCAGGGGCCTGGACAGATGTTGGCTCTTTTGCTTGATGGGAGCTTGCAGCTCTTAGCTCCAGGGCTTCCTttagaaagaaatttaaaaaaattcagagGGCAACTGAAAAAATCCATAGCCAAAAAATCTCCGGCTTTGGGAAACACATTAGCTCTGTCTTTGCTGCTGTTGCAGGTGGCAAACCTGAAGAAGACCATTAAAGTGACAACAGCAGCCGCTGCAGCAGCCACGTCCCAGGACCCAGAGCAGCACCTCAcggagctccgggagccggccccTGGCACCAACCAGCGCCAGGCGAGCAAGAAAACCTCCAAGGCCAAGGGGTGAGCAGTGTGTGGGGGAGCACCAGGGCACTTTGCTCTGTGCACCCAGGAAGGGAGAGAGATATGAACCACTTTGAACTGTTATTTTtcgttttttttccccctgtgtccgCAGGCTCCGGGGCAGCACGAAGATTTGGTCTAAATCAAACTAGCTGGATCTCCCTTCACAACTGGGAGGGTGAGAGGAAGAGATTTGGGGGATGGAGGGGTAGCAGGGGTCCCAAGTGTGATGCTTCTGAGCTCTTCTCCGAGACCCATCTTGCCAGCTAACTCTCCTGCACGTttgttctcttttctttctcctttaccGACCTTGCAGGCAGCGTCTCCCTCCTTTTCATCGCAGCATTTCACACTCTGAGCTTCAGGTTGTACGCCTTGCTGTTTCCCCAACCGCCCAAGCCCCCGTCGCCATGGCCACgtgtttctctctttctctctccctgtctTTTGACAGGCCAATTTCAGGAGCCACAAGGTGTGACAGTCACCTTGGCACCCCCAGGGCATCACAAAAGCTTGGAAAGAGGGTGCTGGTGCACAGCAGTCGTTCTGGCTCCATGAGACCCCCTGGGATACTTTGCTCCAGGACACAGTCTTTGTTTAATCTTTGTTTTGCTAGGTGGGAGGGTAGTTTTTGAAGggattcttttaaaaaatatataaatatattataaatatatataaaacaataaaaatataGATCTATGGACATATCTATATAAACCTGTGCTCCTGTGGGTGGCATCTCTTTGCCTTGTACACCAGTTCTGGAGGTTCCAAAATAAGCTGTGACATTAAGAGCCTTTATCCCATTTTGGGGTGGAATATTCCCTCAAAGTTTCCCTTCTCAAAGGTAGTATCTCTGTTGGGATGAGAGTCCATAAAACAGAAGTGAATCATAAATCTTATTTAAAGTGTTCCTTGTGTGGTTGATTTTCCTCTAGACTCTTCAAAAGGTGATTTGCAGGTAGTCTCAGAGGAGGGTGCAGAGACTGAAGAAGAAGTCCTTATTTGTGTCAATACTGTGTGTCTTGTGATCCTGGACAGAATGGAAAGTGATGTGGGGACTTGCCTGACAGGTGGAGGTAACAGAGTCAATGCCCACATGTGTGAGTTCTCACAGGATGGATGCTGCACAAGCTGTTCTCGGGTGGTGGTGATGTctggttggaaaaaaaaaatccaaatcagtGAAAGTGACTCCTGTGAGATGCCCAGGAAAAAACCTAACTCAGATTCTTCAAAGGATGCCTCCTCGGGGCTGGCTTGGAGCCGAGTCAGACGGGTGTCAGTGTCACACTGCCTCTCCATGACATGTAGCTGATGTAAATGTAAATTGACACCGTGACTCCCACCCCCGCTTGGTTCTGCGCCTTGTGCCAAGACTAAAATTTGATTCCCTGAACCTGTGTTCCTGTGTGTGAGCAAACCACGGAAAAAAATTATCCAGTGAAGGGAAACTGGGGGCTTTGTCTCTATGGGGCCATGTTGGGTTCACTGGCTGAGGTGGGTTTTCTCCTGGGTGAGCTCCCTGTGCAgacaggtgggagctggagccaaggtgtgagCAAGTCTTGTAAAGGGGAGGGGGGTGAGTCTGTGCCTGTTTCGGTGGTAACAAGGTGCCATCCCAGATCTCAAACCCCACAAAAGGCAGGTTCAATGCAATATCCCTGCTTTGCTAATTCCAGGCTGCTGTAACACAGCCCTGACTGTCAGTGGGATAGCCCTGTCACCCGAAGCCATGAACTCCTGAAACTCCCCAGCAGCTTTGTTTGCtcctctgtgtgtggtcacagggcTGGGCTAGCGCCTGgctctgctggggacagggatgtgccaGCTCTCCTGGGGTGATGGCTCTCACTGGCTGGTGTCTCCCAGGAGCTCAGGCAGCCCCACACCTTCCACCATCGAGCACCTTGGCTGTAGTTGCCTGGCCCAGAAGTGCCAAGTGGGAGAGTTTTGGTACGAAGTTGGCCAGATGGGAAACACAAATCTGGCTGCTGGAGCACATGAAGGGATAGCTGGGCCTGGGTTGTGTATGCCCATCTAGAGAGGCCTAACTAATTTGGGAGCCTCCCTGATGAATCCTGTCCTCCATAAATTGTTGGGAGGCAGTGTGACCAAGCTTCCAGCTTTTGTTTAAATCACCTGAGCCTTCTTCCCTCTGCGTCACATCACCTTCATCTGTCTCTGTCAGGGAGCAGAGGCTCTGTGCTCGCTGTGTTTGTGATTGTCTGCAGGAACAATAATGCCCATATGTACCAGATCTTCAGCTCCCTGGGAAGGGCTAGTCTGGAGCTGAGGTGCCAACAGGGGAGGAGATACCTGTCAAGCACCTGCCACATGTCTGGCACCTGACACCCTTTGAAAGATGTGCTGCTTGCAAAGCCATTGGGGTGTGATGAGAATGGGCTTGGATGGAGCTGAGCAGTCGGACACAGCACGTGTCCTAACAGCCACTGGCTGACATCCAGCGGGAGCCGGGCTGgagcagtgtcacctccagggagAGCTGAAGTTACCAGTACTGGAGGAGGATCTTTGTGTCCCACCAGAacctgctgctcaggaggagcagCTGTAACAGCGCCTTGCCCCGAGTGCCTCATCTCCTCTCTGGTCTGCTGGGCTTTGCTATCTTTAACCAAACGGTGGCTTTTAGACACAAAGGCTCTGTTTCAATGCCCTGAATCCAGTTTAAATCCATGCTGCAGATCCCAGGAGTGGAGTTGGAAGGCAGCACTGAGAGCTCCAGGCTGGCTGCATGTGACAGTGCTCGTGTGATGCCCTGTGCAGCAAGGGCCGGGCAGAGCAGTGCCCGAGCTCTGTGCCACGCGCTGCCATCAGCCTTGGGAGCACCAATTCCCACGTGGGTGACAGCAGCCAACGTGTGGACCAGCGTGGGACTGGTGGGGCTCACCACTccagccccaggctgtgctgaaggCCCACACTTGGATCCTCACAGCTCAGTCCCAGCTGGCACAAGTCTGGCTCTCTCCTCGTGCCATAACTTTGTTATTTGACAGCCATGGCCTCCCCACCATGTCCCAGGGTCAGCTCAtcctctgggagcagcatttgccaTAGATTGGCTTTGCTCCCCCTTCCCATTTGCCTGTATCCCCCTCTCAAGGCTGGCTGTGTTATGGATTTTAGGAGAGTTTGGGATTAAACACAGCTCTGAAAGTCTTCCATTTTGTTTACTTTTCAAAGGGAGCACCTTTTAAGACCTCCATTAAGAAAAGGAAAGCTGGAGGTAGCACATAAAATTACTTCAGACCTTTGGTAGGACTGAAAATAAATGAGAGGGTTGCAGTGCAGAATGAAAGTATTGCTGCAAATTGCCTTGCTGGATGGCAAACAGAGGGCAGGAGCATAGGTTTGCCTTtgcccttcacctgaaaaccacgggttttatttttctgctcGCTTCAGCCGTGACTCTGAATTTCAGTTGGAGAAGATGTGAAGATTAATTAATTAGTTAACATTTATAAATCACTTTGAAGATGGCAAGAGTGAGGTAAGTACTGAGCATTAtaagttttcattttaaaatgtctttatgttttaacccattttttCCCAAGGAAAGGGCCTGAGTAGAGGAAAACAGAAATACCTGGACACATTAAGCCCTGCAAAGGAATCAGGTTTAGGGGGCTGTAGAAGAGGGTACAGAGAAATGTCCATCGCAAAATGAGGAGCAGGAGATCTGCCACCCCCAGCACAGAAAGTCTAACAGCTCTTGCACAGTGATTCATTGCAAACCCTCTTTGGGTACCTGCATGGGGCTCTCACATGGGTTCAAAAAAGGGAGGAGGCAGGAGAGGACCTGAACTGCTCCATCACTGATGTCCAACTTTTGCCAGCTGCCTCCAGCTGCCCCGTGGCAAGAGGTAACACGGGATTGGTGTTAATGTTGGTAATTATTGCACTCTTGGGACACAATTTCTTCTGGGGAGCTTGCTGCTCCCCTTCTTGAAGGTGGTGAaggtgctgggcagctgctgccagcagcttgGCTTCTGCAGCAGTGCCCATCCATACCTGGAGGGTGGGGAGAGGTGTCACAGCTGGGCAGACACCCTGCAGGGCTTATCTAAAGTACTCCCCATCCTgcactgctctgtgctgaggtACCTCTGGAGTCAGAGATGGTCCTTGAGTGCTCAGAAGGAGTCAATATTTTCTTTACTGGGGTTGCTGAGGCTGCCCTTGCCTCTGTTCTCCAGAGGAGACCTTTGGCAGGGTGCTTTGTTCCCTGAAGAATGATGGGCTGGTGTGGACCCAAGTGCTGGTACACATTACCGAGCCTCCTTTGCACCACTGACACTGGCTGGGGGGCACATCTCTGGATGGACAGCAGGTTTCCCCCCTCAGGCCTGtctggggcagcagggaggatGGCAGCCCCGCCCAGCAGCAGAACTTGTGCCCACCACCTGCGTCCTGGTGAGCTCCTGGTGCCAGCTGAGGAGTGGTGCTGCAGAGGCCGTGGCCATGCCAGCCAGATTGCACCTGCTGGTCTGCAGGGTGATCATACATCTGTGTggtccccagagctccctgcaggGATGCCTTGCCTCTCCTGCACCAGGGTGCTCCCCTGAAGGCCCTTTGTGCCAGGTGGGTGccaggtggggctgtggggagagcTGGCACCGATGGTGTGTGTCCCCCTCTGCTGCCCGTGGGGCTGTACCTTTGTACAAAGACCCCCCTGACAGCAGCCACTGAGGGCCGTGCCTGCTGCTTGCCACAGCTGAGCCATCCTTCCTGGGACGGGGCCCTGCCTCTGCAGGATTCTGATGCAGAGCAAGGTAGAGTAGTCAGAAGAATCTCACAGCTCATGtcagctgctgcaaatgtgtCTCTCAGATCTCTGACATCCTTCTTGTCTTCTTTGTATGCCCTGGAATAGCTGCTCATTTTCCTTCTGTGACCCCTTTCCCTTTTTGCCATCCTCTCCATGGGAGTCTGTCTGTGTTCCCACCTGCAGGGCTCTTCTTTCCTCATCCCTTTTCCTAGTACTAGTCACTGCTTAGCTGAAATACTCATATAAAAACCACCTGTTTTCTCTGCTGGTTCCACAGGCACCCCATCTTTTGGGTGCTTTTCTCTCATCTTCTGCAGTTTTCCAGGAGCACCCCTCTTGATCCAGTGTGGAACTAGGCTGGACTattgtctgcctcctctgctggTGGCAAGCTCTTCTCCTGCCAAGGAAAGGAGTTCATTTGCAAAAATTCTTTGTGCAGTGTGCAATTATATTCCTGTTGTGATGAATTCAATAGGCAGCAAAATGTCAGCAGGATTTGAGAGCTGTGACCCTTTTACAGTAGCAAGAATGTTCAGAATTCCTGTAGCACTTGTGCACATGTTAAAAACTGCCCTGCACCCTCCTGTTCTGAGGACAAGTAAAGTGCCAGCCCCTTCAGATCAGGAGAAAATGTTTCTGGGGAGGCTTTGGCTGTATCTGCCTCTGAAGCATTTAGCATTGGTTTCAGGATGTGGGAAGATGGATGATCTCTTTGGTGGGAGCAAAAGCAAGGAGGCTCCTGGTGACTGAGTGTGATCTCTCACCACTGTGGTCTCACAATCCCTTGCAAAAGCTTCTCAGGTGCCAATCCCAAGCTGGTGAATTTTACAGTCCCCACTGATGCCCTTGGCAGGCTGCCCCAGAACCCAACTGCTGTAGTGGTTTAAAGTTTTTTAATTTCCAGCTTAAGTGAATTCACAGCTAGTTGATATTCTcttgtgcctgtgccagcctggctctaGCTGAAGCTGTTTTTCCTCCCTGGTGTTTATTTCCCTTGAGGACAGACTTCACTTTGCTTAACTAACCAAATCAGCCTCCTCGTGCACTGTGAGCTCTCCTTACTCTCTTACTTGCTCTTCAAATAGAGTGCAAAAGTGCTCTCTTACCTGCACTTCAATTTAGGCTTTCTTGGCTAGAAATGAGCACAGTTCTCTTCCACAGGTGGAGTCTGATCAGCATCTCTCACAGGCACAGTAACATACATCTACAGCTACCAGAAATGCCTCCTGGATTGCATGTCCTCTCCTCTGGTCATCCAGagtctttct
This genomic window contains:
- the COPS7A gene encoding COP9 signalosome complex subunit 7a, with the translated sequence MAAEGKVTGQSQEQFLLLAKAARGAALASLIHQVLEAPGIYVFGELLDMPAVRELADSEFSPVFRLLTIFAYGTYADYLAEAANLPPLTEAQKNKLRHLSVVTLAAKIKCIPYSVLLEQLQLKNVRQLEDLVIEAVYADVLRGSLDQRNQRLEVDYSIGRDIRREELSTITRTLQEWCQGCEVVLSGIEEQVSRANQHKEQQLALKQQIESEVANLKKTIKVTTAAAAAATSQDPEQHLTELREPAPGTNQRQASKKTSKAKGLRGSTKIWSKSN